One Rosa chinensis cultivar Old Blush chromosome 3, RchiOBHm-V2, whole genome shotgun sequence DNA window includes the following coding sequences:
- the LOC112194175 gene encoding uncharacterized protein LOC112194175, translated as MNTFSGPVADSMDKTWVKLHRKSTEYKVGLQNFIRNSLIVASHEGKIKCPCQLCANRSWRSPGLVYKHLQAEKMSPDYEDGLWDEHGEALPNPVFLDEIEDEIEDQPEVNLDMNDMLTDAFANNSPPGSPYIGDDGATMNTAPPEVQRFYNLINEANVDLYPGSTKMKKLEYLVRLYQIKCLGGISDKALSLLLKLTKSILPDGETLPDSFYKAKRLICDLGLSYEKIDACPNDCMIYWKDTANLDKCHTCGTSRYLYETIEDGITTRKVSAKVLRYFPVTPRLQRLFMSRCTSNHMTWHATDRPIDGRMRHPADSPAWKELDRLYPSFAQEVRNVRLGLASDGFNPFGNMSSAHSIWPVVLTVYKLPPWLCMKQPYMLLSLVIPGPKAPGNDIDVFLAPLIDELKSLWDVGAATYDVISKQSFTMRAALLWTINDFPAYANLSGWSTKGKMACPHCGDYTDCLRLYYGKKFCYMGHRRFLPINHRFRSQKRPFNGKQEHRPHPIPMTGLECLFQLSTLQFKFGKATAKPPRRRKGDAPPYNGPWKKESIFFQLPYWKDLLIRHNLDVMHIEKNICDAVLGTLLGIDGKNKDSIKAS; from the coding sequence ATGAATACATTTTCTGGTCCTGTTGCAGATTCAATGGATAAGACATGGGTTAAGCTACATAGGAAAAGCACCGAGTATAAGGTCGGACTTCAAAATTTCATCAGAAACTCCCTCATTGTGGCTTCCCACGAGGGCAAGATTAAATGCCCTTGTCAATTATGTGCTAATCGTTCTTGGCGGAGCCCTGGTTTGGTGTACAAACACTTGCAAGCTGAGAAAATGTCTCCAGATTATGAAGATGGATTGTGGGATGAACATGGTGAAGCTTTACCCAATCCCGTATTCTTGGATGAAATCGAAGATGAAATCGAGGACCAACCTGAGGTCAATCTAGACATGAATGATATGTTGACAGATGCATTTGCAAATAACAGTCCTCCTGGTTCACCCTACATTGGAGATGATGGTGCAACCATGAACACTGCACCTCCAGAAGTACAAAGATTTTACAACTTGATAAATGAGGCTAATGTTGATTTGTATCCCGGTTCAACAAAGATGAAAAAATTGGAGTATCTAGTGCGCTTGTATCAAATCAAGTGTTTGGGAGGAATCTCTGACAAGGCTCTTTCACTGCTACTGAAATTGACCAAGTCAATACTTCCAGATGGTGAGACACTACCAGACAGTTTCTATAAAGCCAAAAGGTTAATCTGTGATCTTGGATTAAGTTATGAAAAAATTGATGCTTGCCCCAATGATTGCATGATATATTGGAAAGATACTGCCAATCTTGATAAGTGTCATACTTGTGGTACAAGTAGGTACCTGTATGAGACCATTGAAGATGGCATAACGACAAGAAAAGTTTCTGCAAAGGTTTTAAGATATTTTCCTGTGACACCGCGTCTTCAGCGTCTATTTATGTCAAGATGTACCTCCAATCACATGACATGGCATGCAACTGATCGACCTATAGATGGAAGAATGAGGCATCCTGCTGATTCACCTGCTTGGAAAGAATTGGACAGATTGTATCCCTCATTTGCACAAGAAGTGCGTAATGTCAGGTTAGGCTTAGCAAGTGATGGTTTTAATCCATTCGGTAATATGAGTTCAGCTCACAGTATTTGGCCCGTTGTTTTAACAGTTTACAAACTCCCCCCATGGCTTTGTATGAAGCAACCATACATGCTTTTATCACTTGTGATTCCAGGTCCCAAAGCTCCAGGGAATGACATTGATGTGTTCTTGGCTCCCTTGATTGATGAACTAAAGTCCTTGTGGGATGTTGGAGCTGCCACATATGATGTGATTTCAAAACAAAGTTTCACTATGAGGGCGGCACTATTATGGACTATAAATGATTTTCCGGCATATGCTAATCTATCTGGGTGGAGTACTAAGGGTAAGATGGCTTGTCCTCATTGTGGTGATTACACCGATTGTTTAAGGTTATACTATGGGAAAAAGTTCTGCTACATGGGACATCGTCGATTTCTTCCAATCAACCATCGGTTCCGCAGCCAAAAACGACCTTTTAATGGAAAACAGGAACATAGACCCCATCCTATACCAATGACTGGTTTGGAGTGTCTCTTTCAGTTGTCTACACTACAGTTCAAGTTTGGAAAAGCTACTGCTAAACCTCCTAGGAGACGTAAAGGGGATGCACCACCATACAACGGACCTTGGAAAAAGGAGAGCATTTTTTTCCAATTGCCATATTGGAAGGACTTACTCATTCGACACAACTTAGATGTGATGCATATTGAGAAAAACATATGTGATGCTGTTCTTGGAACTTTGTTAGGAATTGATGGCAAGAACAAGGATAGTATCAAG
- the LOC112194176 gene encoding F-box/LRR-repeat protein 2: protein MCMMSDAHDGIVSFIPLADNLKHLDLGYIMFVSDKTLEAIGSSSCPITVLNLESCHITDCGLRFLTNGSCSKTIKELVLKGCHRITDSGVSLLQKMCALEELNLADCREVTDVGGVAISAIRTLKKLDFARGPKVTAWGPAWGPRVTDRTILALAENCLNLEILDLSGNKFVTGVGIRAFLGHKCLQSLDLRYIRVYVSGSDLEDLALACPSLKSILVEGGWRKRLLGEMQESAVSRFVRFN, encoded by the coding sequence ATGTGTATGATGAGTGATGCGCATGATGGAATTGTGTCGTTCATACCTTTAGCGGATAACTTGAAGCACTTGGATTTGGGATACATTATGTTCGTTTCTGACAAAACCCTTGAAGCAATTGGGTCCTCAAGTTGTCCGATTACCGTTTTGAACTTGGAAAGCTGTCATATTACGGATTGTGGATTGAGATTTTTGACAAATGGGTCTTGCTCAAAAACCATAAAGGAATTGGTCCTTAAGGGGTGTCATAGAATCACTGATTCTGGGGTCTCGCTCTTGCAGAAGATGTGTGCCTTGGAGGAGCTAAATTTGGCTGATTGTCGCGAAGTCACTGACGTTGGAGGTGTGGCAATCTCCGCAATTCGAACCCTCAAGAAACTGGACTTTGCTAGGGGACCCAAAGTGACAGCTTGGGGACCCGCTTGGGGACCCAGAGTGACAGACCGCACCATTCTTGCTCTCGCCGAGAATTGCCTCAACTTGGAAATACTTGATTTGAGTGGTAATAAATTCGTGACCGGAGTTGGTATTCGTGCATTTTTGGGTCACAAGTGCTTACAATCCCTTGATCTACGCTATATTCGGGTTTATGTTAGCGGATCTGATTTGGAAGACCTAGCGCTTGCATGCCCGTCATTGAAGTCTATACTAGTAGAGGGTGGATGGAGAAAAAGATTGTTGGGTGAAATGCAAGAGAGCGCTGTTAGCAGATTCGTGAGGTTCAATTAG
- the LOC112193306 gene encoding uncharacterized protein LOC112193306, which translates to MARIRKHGANFSGEGGVESVDDSDAVVGEDMSEGLEEGDELVDGGGDSGGKVGPVDMEIDEKGGDGVTEGLEGTQFGGTDANAASEKGSVSESKDGSKGVESSVLSDKDRGKDEIVRECVEPVAVGTVEGNLSISFEAKEDGTVEGKDELMRDDKEEEVAQVDEEEREREQNVECSQSSHATSSNVEHEATGSVGEIPQDIPAVEVKIAGIDESGHDGDLNASTGSQMVMSGGLENQTLEVNVGVKTGEDVLMPEYVSPAEVSVKSENGHNLIDMAIDLEPYAGKDGNVSDDSNVSGPSQPEFQAFDLVWGKIRSHPWWPGQICDPSASSKLAKKYFKKHSYLIAYFWDCTFAWNEAPQIKPFRENFSQMEKQSNMEEFQNAVACALDEVSRRVEFGLACSCISKEVYAKLKTQTIINAGIKEEACRRDGGDSSLGASSFEPLKLINFAKQAAKLPFGRADRLELVTSRAQLSSFYRWKGYSQLPEFNFLGGLLENDADISLLREKEQFNELREVALPVIKDEELEQKSKGKSSSLHKRKHISGDSSQPGKKGKNSSNVTAEKGLSTPMSENGSERKADCKLVSQSSSKKRKAVDGAMPDDSAVKHSKSTSSAVEDTVPLQNKQTFRVGDRICRVATLLNGSSPIFRHNAAPADAEVQDEGKEKSSLQKPQTEKLIDMENPSPDEMLSQLCLAAMNPNKGYSMLISLMGCFSKFRNTICLEPPSPDEDQLPLGQIFGSKRSKKSTKTGKKSIKPRISEKSELELVKDSYSSDKIVKSQNENGELLLGAASDKDTCVVESQSSPDSEALKPVLDNKNGELVCGTATSDKDTSTVELQASLELNPTLDSEQNIVCGDIESKAVNTAATSDKDTYTVELQATLELNPNLDSEQNIVYGDIDSKAVNPALDDENGALVREPISVVESPADPKLNPNLDFEQENTVRDTGAEAVKPALDDESGELVAGALSNKDASAVDSQASLEFNPNMDSALKFPDGDYDSEAVKPASPSESCEEDSPAALILNFSDLESLPSEASLNNIFSIFGPLNESQTELLKKTNRAKVVFRRRSDAQKAFSSAGKYSTFGPSLESYRLKYPLSPSKASPSPKVAKQGKMDASAEGDGARKH; encoded by the coding sequence ATGGCTCGGATAAGAAAGCACGGGGCTAATTTCTCTGGGGAGGGAGGAGTTGAGAGCGTTGATGATAGTGATGCAGTAGTGGGTGAGGACATGAGTGAGGGTTTGGAAGAGGGAGATGAATTGGTAGATGGAGGTGGTGATTCTGGAGGGAAAGTAGGACCTGTAGATATGGAGATTGATGAGAAAGGTGGAGATGGAGTGACAGAGGGTTTGGAGGGGACTCAATTTGGGGGTACTGATGCGAATGCAGCGAGTGAGAAAGGGTCGGTTTCGGAATCGAAGGATGGTTCTAAGGGAGTTGAAAGTTCAGTCCTTAGTGACAAGGATAGGGGTAAAGATGAGATTGTAAGGGAATGCGTGGAACCTGTAGCTGTGGGTACTGTGGAAGGGAACCTCTCGATTAGTTTTGAGGCGAAGGAGGATGGAACAGTTGAGGGAAAGGATGAATTGATGAGAGATGACAAAGAAGAGGAAGTTGCACAAGTAgatgaggaagagagagaaagagaacagAATGTGGAGTGTAGCCAGAGTAGCCATGCTACAAGTTCTAACGTGGAGCATGAGGCTACAGGGTCTGTTGGAGAAATACCGCAGGACATCCCAGCTGTGGAAGTGAAAATTGCCGGTATCGATGAGTCTGGGCATGATGGAGACCTGAATGCAAGCACTGGTTCCCAGATGGTTATGTCTGGTGGACTAGAAAATCAGACGTTGGAAGTTAATGTGGGAGTAAAGACCGGTGAAGATGTCTTGATGCCTGAATATGTTTCCCCAGCAGAGGTTTCTGTGAAATCTGAAAATGGGCATAATTTGATTGACATGGCTATTGATTTGGAACCGTATGCTGGAAAGGATGGGAATGTTTCAGATGATAGTAATGTTTCTGGTCCCTCACAACCAGAATTTCAAGCTTTTGATCTAGTATGGGGCAAAATTAGGAGCCATCCATGGTGGCCTGGGCAGATATGTGATCCTTCAGCTTCATCAAAACTTGCAAAGAAGTATTTTAAGAAGCACAGTTATCTGATAGCTTATTTTTGGGATTGTACAtttgcttggaatgaagcaCCACAAATTAAGCCCTTTAGGGAGAACTTTTCACAAATGGAAAAGCAGAGCAATATGGAGGAATTCCAAAATGCAGTTGCTTGTGCTCTGGATGAAGTCTCAAGGCGAGTAGAGTTTGGCTTGGCCTGTTCTTGCATTTCCAAAGAAGTTTATGCAAAGCTCAAAACACAGACGATCATTAATGCTGGAATCAAGGAAGAAGCATGTAGAAGAGATGGTGGTGATAGTTCACTGGGTGCTTCTTCTTTTGAACCCTTGAAACTCATTAACTTTGCAAAACAAGCCGCCAAGCTGCCATTTGGCAGAGCTGACAGACTCGAACTTGTTACATCACGGGCCCAATTATCATCTTTCTATCGTTGGAAGGGTTATTCTCAGCTGCCAGAGTTCAATTTTCTTGGTGGGTTGCTGGAAAATGATGCCGACATTTCACTATTGAGAGAAAAGGAGCAATTTAATGAACTACGGGAAGTTGCACTTCCAGTAATTAAGGATGAGGAATTGGAGCAGAAATCAAAAGGGAAAAGCTCCTCATTGCATAAGCGTAAGCACATATCTGGAGATAGTTCCCAACCAGGTAAAAAAGGGAAAAACTCCTCAAATGTAACTGCTGAGAAGGGTTTGTCTACTCCCATGAGTGAGAATGGATCAGAAAGGAAAGCTGACTGTAAGTTGGTTTCACAATCCTCAAGTAAGAAACGAAAGGCAGTTGATGGAGCTATGCCTGATGACTCTGCGGTGAAACATAGTAAAAGCACTTCATCAGCAGTGGAAGATACTGTTCCTTTACAGAATAAGCAGACTTTTAGAGTTGGAGATAGAATCTGTAGGGTTGCAACCCTACTAAATGGGTCAAGTCCAATATTCAGGCACAATGCAGCACCTGCAGATGCTGAAGTTCAGGATGAAGGCAAAGAGAAATCTTCATTGCAGAAACCACAAACTGAAAAGCTGATTGACATGGAGAATCCTTCTCCTGATGAGATGCTGTCTCAGCTTTGCTTGGCTGCCATGAATCCCAATAAAGGGTACAGCATGTTGATTTCCTTGATGGGTTGCTTCTCAAAATTTAGGAATACTATATGCCTGGAACCTCCCAGTCCAGATGAGGATCAATTGCCTTTGGGACAAATATTTGGTAGCAAGCGCAGTAAGAAATCAACCAAGACtggaaagaaatcaatcaaaccaCGCATCTCTGAAAAATCTGAGTTGGAGCTGGTCAAAGACTCTTATTCTTCTGATAAGATAGTTAAGAGTCAAAATGAAAATGGAGAGTTATTGCTTGGAGCTGCAAGCGATAAAGATACATGTGTTGTGGAGTCACAGTCAAGTCCTGATTCGGAAGCACTGAAGCCAGTTCTTGACAATAAAAATGGAGAGTTGGTGTGTGGAACTGCAACAAGCGATAAGGATACTTCTACTGTTGAACTGCAAGCAAGTCTTGAGTTAAATCCCACTTTGGATTCTGAACAGAACATTGTTTGTGGAGATATTGAATCAAAAGCAGTGAACACAGCTGCTACAAGCGATAAGGATACTTATACTGTTGAACTGCAAGCAACTCTCGAGTTAAATCCCAATTTGGATTCTGAACAGAACATTGTTTATGGAGATATTGATTCAAAAGCAGTGAACCCAGCTCTGGATGATGAAAATGGAGCATTAGTACGTGAGCCCATCTCTGTTGTTGAGTCACCAGCAGATCCCAAGTTAAATCCCAATTTGGATTTTGAACAGGAAAATACAGTAAGAGATACTGGTGCGGAAGCAGTGAAGCCAGCTCTTGACGATGAAAGTGGAGAGTTGGTGGCTGGAGCTCTAAGTAATAAGGATGCTTCCGCTGTGGATTCGCAAGCAAGTCTTGAGTTCAATCCCAATATGGATTCTGCACTGAAATTTCCTGATGGAGATTATGATTCAGAAGCAGTGAAGCCAGCTTCCCCAAGTGAGAGTTGTGAGGAAGATTCTCCCGCAGCTCTGATCTTGAACTTTTCAGACTTGGAGTCTCTTCCCTCGGAAGCAAGTCTAAACAATATTTTTAGCATCTTCGGGCCTCTGAATGAATCGCAAACCGAATTGTTGAAGAAGACAAACCGGGCCAAAGTGGTTTTCAGGCGGCGTTCTGATGCTCAAAAAGCTTTCAGCAGTGCCGGGAAATACAGTACCTTTGGACCTTCACTTGAAAGTTATCGCCTCAAGTATCCGCTATCACCAAGTAAAGCTTCTCCTTCTCCGAAGGTGGCAAAGCAAGGAAAAATGGATGCATCTGCAGAAGGTGATGGAGCTAGAAAACACTGA
- the LOC112193307 gene encoding uncharacterized protein LOC112193307 isoform X1 encodes MEDSELLNKNDTQARRLSLIDVSCEDDSLIDSFASDFKFSEGQDNRNLELFGGVAANKLEVVPENLELNDQVIQPSESLEPEVTKKRGKYNLRESIAWNSAFLTSPGVLDADELSSMIEGDKSETRMLPGIQEEIYRSTDTSSTLESDTLTLESVEASLFEDVRASIQRSSNASKVVDESIKVGSGVTEDRSTCASKGVNFASQDKARPRLASKKASIDVQKPGMLKRQASRCPQVSQCNDTSLIFFKMKSVSTSGEASKSLLKRPKVLGNPNRSSAALTKRASTGGPLVKIEKDNVNSTTGRGATVSKAPLSSRIVPKPRPSSKTSSLGASPATKREVGSSSLDGSRGTASNNISKSPFNSKRKTDSRTDITVNTPSSGSTFKTSPQIEPKNKSRSGNSLISSNMIPATKLLSSISPASSVSEWSSESSRASLDTISLKSGSVDFDAPLILDLQNHVKDLSSVGHETQATGLLRRSVVNAPMERNGALPPTSKPSGLRLPSPKIGFFDGAKSAGSTPNGSKQSHPLIPSSSPKFGMGTVSLSGGQSKGKLQPARIVMKVGNKKPDTQQTVFSMKPTSSVPVQHSLNAAKKVLTPSRSSISSKVDGKVPAKSGIENQLKDEKSGTEEHGIDIKEQENCFAEKKNGVALSKDKVNPELKGSPVKSAKVTPIDGESTSLCESISTSDADKIISSGKVSKVAALELHNVKHDSHSLNAFKERKESQIEEQVHDLSRQVGAMDISAETQRMLVGESLPSSQFQQ; translated from the exons ATGGAAGATTCCGAGTTGCTCAACAAGAACGACACCCAAGCCAGACGCCTCAGCCTCATCGACGTTTCCTGCGAGGACGATTCCCTCATCGACTCCTTCGCCTCAGACTTCAAGTTCTCAG AAGGCCAAGATAACAGAAACCTTGAGTTGTTTGGGGGTGTTGCTGCTAACAAGTTAGAGGTCGTTCCTGAAAACCTTGAGCTCAATGACCAAGTTATTCAACCGTCTGAGTCGCTGGAGCCAGAAGTGACAAAGAAGAGGGGAAAGTATAACTTGCGCGAAAGTATAGCTTGGAATAGTGCTTTTCTCACCAGTCCAG GTGTTCTTGATGCCGACGAGCTGTCTAGCATGATTGAAGGAGATAAGAGTGAAACAAGGATGTTACCTGGGATTCAGGAAGAAATTTACAGGTCCACTGATACAAGCTCCACCTTAGAAAGTGACACTTTGACACTAGAAAGTGTTGAGGCCAGTTTGTTTGAAGATGTGAGAGCTTCAATCCAGAGATCAAGCAATGCATCAAAAGTAGTGGATGAAAGTATTAAAGTGGGTTCAGGAGTTACAGAAGACAGGAGTACCTGTG CTTCAAAGGGAGTGAATTTTGCTTCTCAAGATAAG GCGAGGCCTAGACTTGCTTCTAAGAAGGCAAGCATCGATGTACAAAAACCAGGGATGTTGAAAAGGCAGGCTTCTAGATGTCCACAGGTCTCACAG TGTAATGACACAAGTCTTATATTCTTTAAAATGAAGTCTGTTTCCACAAGTGGAGAGGCAAGTAAATCTCTTTTGAAGCGACCAAAGGTATTAGGGAATCCTAATCGTAGCTCAGCAGCATTAACCAAGAGAGCTTCTACGGGTGGTCCCCTTGTCAAAATTGAAAAGGATAATGTCAACAGCACAACTG GAAGAGGGGCTACAGTGTCAAAAGCGCCATTAAGTTCCCGAATTGTGCCTAAGCCCAGACCATCATCTAAGACTTCCTCCTTGGGTGCTTCTCCTGCAACCAAAAGAGAAGTAGGTTCTTCCTCATTGGATGGTTCTCGCGGTACTGCATCCAACAACATTAGTAAATCTCCCTTCAACTCCAAAAGAAAAACTGATTCCAGGACTGATATTACTGTTAATACACCTTCATCTGGTTCAACCTTCAAGACATCACCTCAAATTGAACCGAAAAATAAAAGTCGGTCTGGGAACTCTCTTATCTCATCTAATATGATTCCTGCGACAAAGCTGCTCTCTAGTATATCACCTGCCAGCTCTGTCAGCGAATGGTCCTCAGAGTCATCAAGAGCTAGCCTCGACACGATCTCTCTTAAAAGTGGCTCTGTAGATTTTGATGCACCTCTGATTTTGGATTTGCAGAACCACGTTAAGGATCTAAGCTCAGTTGGACATGAGACTCAGGCAACTGGACTGCTCCGTAGATCTGTGGTGAATGCCCCTATGGAGAGAAATGGTGCACTTCCTCCAACTTCAAAACCTTCTGGACTGCGATTGCCATCACCAAAAATTGGCTTCTTTGATGGG GCGAAGTCAGCTGGATCCACTCCTAATGGAAGTAAGCAATCTCATCCTCTCATTCCTAGTAGCTCGCCTAAATTTGGGATGGGAACTGTGAGCCTGAGTGGGGGCCAAAGCAAGGGAAAACTTCAACCTGCTAGAATTGTGATGAAGGTGGGCAATAAAAAACCCGATACTCAACAGACGGTCTTTAGTATGAAACCTACATCTTCAGTACCAGTTCAGCATTCATTAAATGCTGCAAAGAAAGTCCTGACTCCTTCAAGGAGCAGCATATCTTCCAAAGTTGATGGTAAAGTTCCTGCTAAATCTGGCATAGAAAATCAGTTAAAGGATGAGAAAAGTGGAACTGAAGAACATGGCATTGACATCAAGGAGCAAGAGAACTGTTTTGCAGAGAAGAAAAATGGCGTTGCTCTTTCAAAAGATAAAGTGAATCCAGAACTGAAGGGTAGTCCTGTGAAGTCTGCAAAAGTGACTCCTATTGATGGAGAGTCTACTAGTCTCTGTGAGTCAATCTCCACTTCTGATGCTGACAAAATAATTTCTTCTGGGAAAGTGAGCAAAGTTGCAGCATTGGAACTACATAATGTGAAGCACGATTCACATAGCCTGAATGCTTTTAAGGAGAGGAAAGAATCGCAAATTGAAGAGCAGGTTCACGACTTGAGCAGACAAGTTGGAGCTATGGACATAAGTGCAGAGACTCAGCGAATGCTTGTTGGTGAGTCTCTTCCCTCTAGTCAATTTCAGCAGTGA
- the LOC112193307 gene encoding uncharacterized protein LOC112193307 isoform X2: MEDSELLNKNDTQARRLSLIDVSCEDDSLIDSFASDFKFSEGQDNRNLELFGGVAANKLEVVPENLELNDQVIQPSESLEPEVTKKRGKYNLRESIAWNSAFLTSPGVLDADELSSMIEGDKSETRMLPGIQEEIYRSTDTSSTLESDTLTLESVEASLFEDVRASIQRSSNASKVVDESIKVGSGVTEDRSTCASKGVNFASQDKARPRLASKKASIDVQKPGMLKRQASRCPQVSQSVSTSGEASKSLLKRPKVLGNPNRSSAALTKRASTGGPLVKIEKDNVNSTTGRGATVSKAPLSSRIVPKPRPSSKTSSLGASPATKREVGSSSLDGSRGTASNNISKSPFNSKRKTDSRTDITVNTPSSGSTFKTSPQIEPKNKSRSGNSLISSNMIPATKLLSSISPASSVSEWSSESSRASLDTISLKSGSVDFDAPLILDLQNHVKDLSSVGHETQATGLLRRSVVNAPMERNGALPPTSKPSGLRLPSPKIGFFDGAKSAGSTPNGSKQSHPLIPSSSPKFGMGTVSLSGGQSKGKLQPARIVMKVGNKKPDTQQTVFSMKPTSSVPVQHSLNAAKKVLTPSRSSISSKVDGKVPAKSGIENQLKDEKSGTEEHGIDIKEQENCFAEKKNGVALSKDKVNPELKGSPVKSAKVTPIDGESTSLCESISTSDADKIISSGKVSKVAALELHNVKHDSHSLNAFKERKESQIEEQVHDLSRQVGAMDISAETQRMLVGESLPSSQFQQ, translated from the exons ATGGAAGATTCCGAGTTGCTCAACAAGAACGACACCCAAGCCAGACGCCTCAGCCTCATCGACGTTTCCTGCGAGGACGATTCCCTCATCGACTCCTTCGCCTCAGACTTCAAGTTCTCAG AAGGCCAAGATAACAGAAACCTTGAGTTGTTTGGGGGTGTTGCTGCTAACAAGTTAGAGGTCGTTCCTGAAAACCTTGAGCTCAATGACCAAGTTATTCAACCGTCTGAGTCGCTGGAGCCAGAAGTGACAAAGAAGAGGGGAAAGTATAACTTGCGCGAAAGTATAGCTTGGAATAGTGCTTTTCTCACCAGTCCAG GTGTTCTTGATGCCGACGAGCTGTCTAGCATGATTGAAGGAGATAAGAGTGAAACAAGGATGTTACCTGGGATTCAGGAAGAAATTTACAGGTCCACTGATACAAGCTCCACCTTAGAAAGTGACACTTTGACACTAGAAAGTGTTGAGGCCAGTTTGTTTGAAGATGTGAGAGCTTCAATCCAGAGATCAAGCAATGCATCAAAAGTAGTGGATGAAAGTATTAAAGTGGGTTCAGGAGTTACAGAAGACAGGAGTACCTGTG CTTCAAAGGGAGTGAATTTTGCTTCTCAAGATAAG GCGAGGCCTAGACTTGCTTCTAAGAAGGCAAGCATCGATGTACAAAAACCAGGGATGTTGAAAAGGCAGGCTTCTAGATGTCCACAGGTCTCACAG TCTGTTTCCACAAGTGGAGAGGCAAGTAAATCTCTTTTGAAGCGACCAAAGGTATTAGGGAATCCTAATCGTAGCTCAGCAGCATTAACCAAGAGAGCTTCTACGGGTGGTCCCCTTGTCAAAATTGAAAAGGATAATGTCAACAGCACAACTG GAAGAGGGGCTACAGTGTCAAAAGCGCCATTAAGTTCCCGAATTGTGCCTAAGCCCAGACCATCATCTAAGACTTCCTCCTTGGGTGCTTCTCCTGCAACCAAAAGAGAAGTAGGTTCTTCCTCATTGGATGGTTCTCGCGGTACTGCATCCAACAACATTAGTAAATCTCCCTTCAACTCCAAAAGAAAAACTGATTCCAGGACTGATATTACTGTTAATACACCTTCATCTGGTTCAACCTTCAAGACATCACCTCAAATTGAACCGAAAAATAAAAGTCGGTCTGGGAACTCTCTTATCTCATCTAATATGATTCCTGCGACAAAGCTGCTCTCTAGTATATCACCTGCCAGCTCTGTCAGCGAATGGTCCTCAGAGTCATCAAGAGCTAGCCTCGACACGATCTCTCTTAAAAGTGGCTCTGTAGATTTTGATGCACCTCTGATTTTGGATTTGCAGAACCACGTTAAGGATCTAAGCTCAGTTGGACATGAGACTCAGGCAACTGGACTGCTCCGTAGATCTGTGGTGAATGCCCCTATGGAGAGAAATGGTGCACTTCCTCCAACTTCAAAACCTTCTGGACTGCGATTGCCATCACCAAAAATTGGCTTCTTTGATGGG GCGAAGTCAGCTGGATCCACTCCTAATGGAAGTAAGCAATCTCATCCTCTCATTCCTAGTAGCTCGCCTAAATTTGGGATGGGAACTGTGAGCCTGAGTGGGGGCCAAAGCAAGGGAAAACTTCAACCTGCTAGAATTGTGATGAAGGTGGGCAATAAAAAACCCGATACTCAACAGACGGTCTTTAGTATGAAACCTACATCTTCAGTACCAGTTCAGCATTCATTAAATGCTGCAAAGAAAGTCCTGACTCCTTCAAGGAGCAGCATATCTTCCAAAGTTGATGGTAAAGTTCCTGCTAAATCTGGCATAGAAAATCAGTTAAAGGATGAGAAAAGTGGAACTGAAGAACATGGCATTGACATCAAGGAGCAAGAGAACTGTTTTGCAGAGAAGAAAAATGGCGTTGCTCTTTCAAAAGATAAAGTGAATCCAGAACTGAAGGGTAGTCCTGTGAAGTCTGCAAAAGTGACTCCTATTGATGGAGAGTCTACTAGTCTCTGTGAGTCAATCTCCACTTCTGATGCTGACAAAATAATTTCTTCTGGGAAAGTGAGCAAAGTTGCAGCATTGGAACTACATAATGTGAAGCACGATTCACATAGCCTGAATGCTTTTAAGGAGAGGAAAGAATCGCAAATTGAAGAGCAGGTTCACGACTTGAGCAGACAAGTTGGAGCTATGGACATAAGTGCAGAGACTCAGCGAATGCTTGTTGGTGAGTCTCTTCCCTCTAGTCAATTTCAGCAGTGA